From a region of the Tachysurus fulvidraco isolate hzauxx_2018 chromosome 5, HZAU_PFXX_2.0, whole genome shotgun sequence genome:
- the LOC113639945 gene encoding putative C-type lectin domain family 20 member A isoform X3 — MERRLFILLIFTGFIPLVLSVPHQYYLIQQRKIWSDAQAYCRATYTDLAIIDSNDNIVRLQNEAQKQQFSSSAWIGLYNPINSWRWSMGNEPLGTTWWCSGQPNNIVGHDECGAIGPWGWNDLDCTSPHSFVCFDVSKTGNQRYIYISTTMTWLDAQTYCRQHHTDLASSRNATEESVIQGLTSGWTWFGLFRDYWKWTDQTNFSTISWMSGKPDNALRNGNCGYINNSQAANAQCSDIMAFFCYAEITGRQQILKMKVRSKEDANDPAVMTAILEQIKEKLNNLLRTRNITVKWRKQPDGVVFNKLKGKNILP; from the exons ATGGAGCGGCGTCTATTCATACTCTTGATTTTCACAg GATTCATCCCTCTCGTCCTGTCTGTCCCTCATCAGTACTATCTGATCCAGCAGAGGAAAATCTGGAGTGATGCTCAGGCTTACTGCAGAGCCACATACACTGACCTGGCGATCATCGACAGTAATGACAACATAGTCCGACTTCAGAATGaagcacaaaaacaacagtTCAGTTCCAGTGCTTGGATTGGACTCTACAATCCCATCAACAGCTGGCGCTGGTCCATGGGAAACGAACCACTGGGGACTACGTGGTGGTGTTCAGGTCAACCCAATAATATTGTTGGACATGACGAGTGTGGTGCGATTGGTCCCTGGGGTTGGAATGATCTGGACTGTACTTCACCTCACTCCTTTGTCTGTTTTGATG TCAGTAAAACTGGAAATCAGaggtacatttatatttctactACTATGACATGGCTTGACGCTCAGACTTACTGTAGACAGCATCACACAGACTTGGCCAGCTCGAGAAATGCAACTGAAGAATCAGTGATACAGGGACTGACATCTGGCTGGACTTGGTTTGGTCTGTTCAGAGACTACTGGAAGTGGACAGACCAAACTAACTTCTCTACCATCAGCTGGATGTCTGGAAAACCAGATAATGCTCTGAGGAATGGAAACTGTGGTTATATAAATAACAGTCAGGCTGCTAATGCTCAGTGCTCAGACATAATGGCTTTCTTTTGTTACGCAG AAATCACAGGACGACAacagatattaaaaatgaaGGTCCGATCCAAAGAGGATGCGAATGATCCTGCAGTGATGACGGCCATCTTGGAGCAG atCAAAGAGAAACTGAACAATCTTCTGAGGACACGgaacatcacagtgaaatggcGAAAACAACCAGATGGAGTTGTGTTTAACAagctgaaaggaaaaaatatactACCGTAG
- the LOC113639945 gene encoding putative C-type lectin domain family 20 member A isoform X1 has translation MKGTSDFILNTSVMERRLFILLIFTGFIPLVLSVPHQYYLIQQRKIWSDAQAYCRATYTDLAIIDSNDNIVRLQNEAQKQQFSSSAWIGLYNPINSWRWSMGNEPLGTTWWCSGQPNNIVGHDECGAIGPWGWNDLDCTSPHSFVCFDVSKTGNQRYIYISTTMTWLDAQTYCRQHHTDLASSRNATEESVIQGLTSGWTWFGLFRDYWKWTDQTNFSTISWMSGKPDNALRNGNCGYINNSQAANAQCSDIMAFFCYAEITGRQQILKMKVRSKEDANDPAVMTAILEQIKEKLNNLLRTRNITVKWRKQPDGVVFNKLKGKNILP, from the exons ATGAAGGGCACAAG TGACTTTATCCTCAACACATCAGTAATGGAGCGGCGTCTATTCATACTCTTGATTTTCACAg GATTCATCCCTCTCGTCCTGTCTGTCCCTCATCAGTACTATCTGATCCAGCAGAGGAAAATCTGGAGTGATGCTCAGGCTTACTGCAGAGCCACATACACTGACCTGGCGATCATCGACAGTAATGACAACATAGTCCGACTTCAGAATGaagcacaaaaacaacagtTCAGTTCCAGTGCTTGGATTGGACTCTACAATCCCATCAACAGCTGGCGCTGGTCCATGGGAAACGAACCACTGGGGACTACGTGGTGGTGTTCAGGTCAACCCAATAATATTGTTGGACATGACGAGTGTGGTGCGATTGGTCCCTGGGGTTGGAATGATCTGGACTGTACTTCACCTCACTCCTTTGTCTGTTTTGATG TCAGTAAAACTGGAAATCAGaggtacatttatatttctactACTATGACATGGCTTGACGCTCAGACTTACTGTAGACAGCATCACACAGACTTGGCCAGCTCGAGAAATGCAACTGAAGAATCAGTGATACAGGGACTGACATCTGGCTGGACTTGGTTTGGTCTGTTCAGAGACTACTGGAAGTGGACAGACCAAACTAACTTCTCTACCATCAGCTGGATGTCTGGAAAACCAGATAATGCTCTGAGGAATGGAAACTGTGGTTATATAAATAACAGTCAGGCTGCTAATGCTCAGTGCTCAGACATAATGGCTTTCTTTTGTTACGCAG AAATCACAGGACGACAacagatattaaaaatgaaGGTCCGATCCAAAGAGGATGCGAATGATCCTGCAGTGATGACGGCCATCTTGGAGCAG atCAAAGAGAAACTGAACAATCTTCTGAGGACACGgaacatcacagtgaaatggcGAAAACAACCAGATGGAGTTGTGTTTAACAagctgaaaggaaaaaatatactACCGTAG
- the LOC113638274 gene encoding putative C-type lectin domain family 20 member A — protein MEQRLFILLIFTGFIPLILSISRQYYLIQQGKTWSDAQAYCRATYTDLAIIDSNDNMVRLQNEAQKQQFSSSAWIGLYNPINSWRWSMGNEPLGTTWWEPSQPNNVGGHDECGANSPWGWYDLDCTSLLPSVCFDDSYTGNQSYIYITTNLTWQEAQTYCRQHHTDLASSRDATEESVIQGLNSDWTWFGLFRDSWKWTDQTSFSTISWMSGKPDNADCDDNCGYINNRLLMLSAQT, from the exons ATGGAGCAGCGTCTATTCATACTCTTGATTTTCACAg GATTCATCCCTCTCATCCTGTCCATCTCTCGTCAGTACTATCTGATCCAGCAGGGGAAAACCTGGAGTGATGCTCAGGCTTACTGCAGAGCCACATACACTGACCTGGCGATCATCGACAGTAATGACAACATGGTCCGACTTCAGAATGaagcacaaaaacaacagtTCAGTTCCAGTGCTTGGATTGGACTCTACAATCCCATCAACAGCTGGCGCTGGTCCATGGGAAATGAACCACTGGGGACTACGTGGTGGGAACCAAGTCAACCCAATAATGTTGGTGGACATGACGAGTGTGGTGCGAATTCTCCCTGGGGTTGGTATGATCTGGACTGTACTTCACTACTCCCCTCTGTCTGTTTTGATG ACAGTTATACTGGAAATcagagttacatttacattactacTAATTTGACATGGCAGGAAGCTCAGACTTACTGTAGACAGCATCACACAGACTTGGCCAGCTCAAGAGATGCAACTGAAGAATCAGTGATACAGGGACTGAACTCTGACTGGACTTGGTTTGGTCTGTTCAGAGACTCCTGGAAGTGGACAGACCAAACTAGCTTCTCTACCATCAGCTGGATGTCTGGAAAACCAGATAATGCTGATTGTGATGACAACTGTGGTTATATAAATAACAGGCTATTGATGCTCAGTGCTCAGACATAA
- the LOC113639945 gene encoding putative C-type lectin domain family 20 member A isoform X2 → MKGTSDFILNTSVMERRLFILLIFTGFIPLVLSVPHQYYLIQQRKIWSDAQAYCRATYTDLAIIDSNDNIVRLQNEAQKQQFSSSAWIGLYNPINSWRWSMGNEPLGTTWWCSGQPNNIVGHDECGAIGPWGWNDLDCTSPHSFVCFDVSKTGNQRYIYISTTMTWLDAQTYCRQHHTDLASSRNATEESVIQGLTSGWTWFGLFRDYWKWTDQTNFSTISWMSGKPDNALRNGNCGYINNSQAANAQCSDIMAFFCYAEITGQQQILRVKVQSEEDANDPAVMMAILEQIKEKLNNLLRTRNITVKWRKQPDGVVFNKLKGKNILP, encoded by the exons ATGAAGGGCACAAG TGACTTTATCCTCAACACATCAGTAATGGAGCGGCGTCTATTCATACTCTTGATTTTCACAg GATTCATCCCTCTCGTCCTGTCTGTCCCTCATCAGTACTATCTGATCCAGCAGAGGAAAATCTGGAGTGATGCTCAGGCTTACTGCAGAGCCACATACACTGACCTGGCGATCATCGACAGTAATGACAACATAGTCCGACTTCAGAATGaagcacaaaaacaacagtTCAGTTCCAGTGCTTGGATTGGACTCTACAATCCCATCAACAGCTGGCGCTGGTCCATGGGAAACGAACCACTGGGGACTACGTGGTGGTGTTCAGGTCAACCCAATAATATTGTTGGACATGACGAGTGTGGTGCGATTGGTCCCTGGGGTTGGAATGATCTGGACTGTACTTCACCTCACTCCTTTGTCTGTTTTGATG TCAGTAAAACTGGAAATCAGaggtacatttatatttctactACTATGACATGGCTTGACGCTCAGACTTACTGTAGACAGCATCACACAGACTTGGCCAGCTCGAGAAATGCAACTGAAGAATCAGTGATACAGGGACTGACATCTGGCTGGACTTGGTTTGGTCTGTTCAGAGACTACTGGAAGTGGACAGACCAAACTAACTTCTCTACCATCAGCTGGATGTCTGGAAAACCAGATAATGCTCTGAGGAATGGAAACTGTGGTTATATAAATAACAGTCAGGCTGCTAATGCTCAGTGCTCAGACATAATGGCTTTCTTTTGTTACGCAG AAATCACAGGACAACAACAAATACTAAGAGTGAAGGTCCAATCCGAAGAGGATGCGAATGATCCTGCAGTGATGATGGCCATCTTGGAGCAG atCAAAGAGAAACTGAACAATCTTCTGAGGACACGgaacatcacagtgaaatggcGAAAACAACCAGATGGAGTTGTGTTTAACAagctgaaaggaaaaaatatactACCGTAG